A window of Thermodesulfobacteriota bacterium genomic DNA:
TTACTTCAGAGATTGCCTATCTTGCTGGAGTCCTTGTCGAGAAAAACGTCTTGAGAGCAGTTGACGGAGTTCATCTTGCTTCAGCAATTATCGCAAAGGAGCATTTTGGTCTTTCTTTTGTATTTGTATCATCTGATGGCCAACTTAATAAAGCTGCAGTTGCGAAAGGATTAGACGTTATTAATCCGGAAAATATATAGCTTTCCTCGTATTTGGATCATTAGCTGGTGGAAGCGAGAAGAGATTCATGAATATCTCAAATCTTACATAGTCGACTTTTTCTTCTGATATGACCCAATTTCATCGGCAATGACCCGGGCCGCCTCTTCCACCGTCAGAGAAACATCGAGGTCAATACCGTGTTTCTTCAGCTCGAAAAATAAGGAGCCTAGGACCGGCGGTTCTATGTGACACCCGGCAATGAGTTCGAGTTGGGTAAAGACCTCCTTTGGTGTGCCCCTGGCCACGATTTCTCCTCCCGCGGCCATGAGATATACGGTGTCGGCGATTAAAGGAACCGTATCGATATTATGGGTGGAGAGAATGATGGCCGTTTTTTTTTCCTTGTTTATTTGGTTTAATAGGTTGATGAGGTCCATCCTGCAGGTAGGGTCCAGTCCCTCAAACGGCTCGTCCAGGATAAGAAGCTCCGGTTTAGTGACCAGCGCCCCGGCCAGACCCACCTTCGTTTTTTCTCCTCCGCTTAGATAATGGGGGACCTTATTCTTTAGATGAGAAATATCCAGTTGTTCGATAACATCCTCGACCAGTTTTTCTACATCTTCTTTCTTGTATCCGTAGTTTCGAGGGGAGAAAGATATATCATCTGAGACCGTGGGGGCAATGATCTGCTCATCGACGTTTTGAACGAGCACCCCGATACGCTCCCTTATTTTTACGAAGTTCCGGGATGGGTTGACACCCAGGACGCTTATCTCTCCGGAGGAAGCTTTGAAGAGCCCGAGGAGATGAAAGAGCAAAGTGGACTTGCCGCTTCCGTTTGGCCCCAGGATCACCACACGCTCTCCTCTACGGACGATAAAGTCAAGCCCGTGAAAGTGAAGGGATGTCCCGTCGGGATAGGTGTATTTGAGGTTGCTTACCTTGACTAGTTCTTCCAATTAAGGCCTCTACTTTTTTGGATATAAGTGTAAGAAACGGTGAAGAGGACGGATAAAATGGAAATCATGAACGCGTAAATATAGTATTTGCTGAGGTCGTTCCTGACATAACCAGCAAGAGAAAGGGCTAATACCAGTATTCCGATTAAGATTGGAACGGCATCTCTTTTGTCCAATTTTTTACTTTCAAGCTCTGCCATCTTTCCGTTATATCCTCTAATCCTCATTACCCCATAAAACCTTTCCGACAAATCAAACCCACGAACCAATAGCAGCCCTATTCCGGATGAAAAATTGATTATGTTTTTTAAATACCGCCCCGGAGTCAGGCCGCCTCTCAGCCGGAGGGCCTTGATTAGGTTGTCTATGAGTTCAAGCAAGATAAAGATGGACCGGTAGGTAAGAAAAAGCCCTTCCACTACGACCTTTGGTAATAGAGGTTCCAAGGCAGCAAATACATTGGGGTAAGGCGTGGTCACGATGAGTAGCACCGTGGCCAGCGCTGCGTCAAGGGCTTTAAAAACAATCACTCCACTTCCTATCCAATTTCCGTTCCAACTGGCTATGGCAAAGAGTAGCGCAAAAATAGCCGGATATGAGGCAATGGAAATGATCTTTAGGAAGGGCAGTCTGGTTAGAATTACGAAAGCGGTGAGTATAAGGTACACGCTTAATAACAATATAAAATCGTCCGTAATCACGACCGAGGCAATAACTAAGGCCACGAATATTAATTTATACCTGGTCGAAGCCCGGTGAAGGAAGCTATTTCCACCATTAGCAAAATAATCTATGGCGCCGATATCCACCTCTATAACACCTCCTAGGTCGCCTTGGAAAAGATCAAGTCAGGCCTTACCCGAGAAACGTAGCCTATCACAAACCCGGTGATTGCCGCTTCCAGTACCCATCCAAAAATTCCGAGGAATAAAACGGTTTTTGCGAATCTTACCGTATCTATTCTCCGGTTTTGTGAATTTGAATCTTCATATAAATAGCCCCGCTCATGGGAGACTATACTTTGACCCGAATTTTGTACATCATTGTGCAATGCCTCTGATGGATTTATTTGAGATATGTGAACTATACCGATCATGAGAGATGTGCTCAGCATCAGGCTAAACAGGGCGGCCAGGGCGGAGGAGAACCCTATGGAAATACCTCCACGTCTTAGAACAGAGAGACAGGCCCGGAAGAGGTAGAATCCTAATACAGCCTCAGCACCTACTATTAGCGTATTAAGCCCTACGACGGTGATGCCTCCGTGGCCGAACATGGCGATGATGAGGTCGACGATGAAAACGGCTATGAATCCCAAGGCCGGGCCAAGGACTATGCCGGCAATCACGCTCATGTTGATATGGTAGGCAATGGGCACGATCTCGAGCGT
This region includes:
- a CDS encoding ATP-binding cassette domain-containing protein — protein: MEELVKVSNLKYTYPDGTSLHFHGLDFIVRRGERVVILGPNGSGKSTLLFHLLGLFKASSGEISVLGVNPSRNFVKIRERIGVLVQNVDEQIIAPTVSDDISFSPRNYGYKKEDVEKLVEDVIEQLDISHLKNKVPHYLSGGEKTKVGLAGALVTKPELLILDEPFEGLDPTCRMDLINLLNQINKEKKTAIILSTHNIDTVPLIADTVYLMAAGGEIVARGTPKEVFTQLELIAGCHIEPPVLGSLFFELKKHGIDLDVSLTVEEAARVIADEIGSYQKKKSTM
- a CDS encoding energy-coupling factor transporter transmembrane component T, which produces MDIGAIDYFANGGNSFLHRASTRYKLIFVALVIASVVITDDFILLLSVYLILTAFVILTRLPFLKIISIASYPAIFALLFAIASWNGNWIGSGVIVFKALDAALATVLLIVTTPYPNVFAALEPLLPKVVVEGLFLTYRSIFILLELIDNLIKALRLRGGLTPGRYLKNIINFSSGIGLLLVRGFDLSERFYGVMRIRGYNGKMAELESKKLDKRDAVPILIGILVLALSLAGYVRNDLSKYYIYAFMISILSVLFTVSYTYIQKSRGLNWKN
- a CDS encoding energy-coupling factor ABC transporter permease, whose protein sequence is MSHMHIPDGVLPFWLVSAGWIVTLAILYISIRWSSGIKLEQKLPLIGIAAALMIVGMTLEIVPIAYHINMSVIAGIVLGPALGFIAVFIVDLIIAMFGHGGITVVGLNTLIVGAEAVLGFYLFRACLSVLRRGGISIGFSSALAALFSLMLSTSLMIGIVHISQINPSEALHNDVQNSGQSIVSHERGYLYEDSNSQNRRIDTVRFAKTVLFLGIFGWVLEAAITGFVIGYVSRVRPDLIFSKAT